TACCAAGTACTCTTTCTCCCAAGCCACCAAGTTCCAAGTAGGCATTCTGGAAGGCATCCTTCAACTCATCATCAAGGGGCTGCTCTTTTCCTTGGATCAAAATAGAGGAGCATCTGTCCAATATTCTCTCAGGAGCTCCTTTCATGACCAGCAGGTGTTTGGTTTCAGATGAATTGAGGTTGTTGTGGATGGAAAGCTAAAACGTTTGATACACAAAAGACGTTAGAGATCTGAAAATCATCGGAAGACTTTCTTGCACAGGCACAAGTGGGAGATGGTGGTACCTGGTATTTGTTGGTGGAATTGAAAGGGATCTCTGCAATCTTGTTGTACATCTCTCTCATTCCCTTCACTGAACCACAGCAAAGCTCGATACACTTTAGGAGGGCAGATTCTGAGGCATCACCAGCCACATCTCTCTGTGGGCAACAACAGGAAAGCGTGAGAACAAGGTACACCCAGAAAACGGGGAAGAATCCTTGTAAACCTCAGTATAGGATGGCCAAACACTTGATGTGTTAGATTCTAAACAAAGACTGCTTAGATGTTGTAGCAAATGCAAGGCATGGAAAAAATGGCTCTTTAACTTGTGGCAACTGTTCAACAAATAGTTCCATTGAAAAACAAGGTGGAATGGGCAGAAATTAGAGGGTGTTTATATGGAACAGTGTGTTCCAGTTCCAGGCTCTAGGGAGCAAGGGGTTTACAGGCAAAGAGCAGAACTAAGTAGAAGCAGACTACCATGTCTAAGTAGGTAGTAAACAAGTCTCTGGCTGCAATGGTATAAAGTAGATGTTTGCCCCCTGCAAAATTCACTGGCATGATTTTGGGTGTTCAGAGTGCTTTTCGACATGTTGCctgggtgctctaaatggttgctagggtgacctGGATAGTGTTAGGATAGTCTGGGTGGATGATAAGCAGTTGCTGGGGattttggatggttgctaggaggttctgggtggatgctagggtgttctggatggttgctaggatattctggtggatgctagggtgttggATGGTTGCTAGGATATTCTGGTGTATGCTagacagttgctagggtgttggatggttgctaggatgttctggtggATGCTAGACAGTTGCTACGGTGTTGGATGGTTGCTAGTATATTCTGGGTGgatgctaaatggttgctaggatgttctggtggATGCTagacagttgctagggtgttggatggttgctaggatattctgggtggatgctaggacagttgctagggtgttggatggttgctaggatgttctgggtggatgctaaatggttgctagggtgtattGGATGGTTGCTAGGATATTCTGGTTGATGCAAggcagttgctagagtgttgGATGGTTGAAATGATGTTCTCGGTGGATGCTAAATGGTTGCTTGGgggttctggatggttgctaggataTTCTGGTGGATGcaaggcagttgctagggtgttggatggttgctaggatgttctgggtggatgctaaATTGTTGCTAGGATATTCTAGGTggatgctaggcagttgctagggtgttggaTGGTTGATAGGATGTTTTGGGTGGATGCTAGATGGTAGCTAGGGTGTTCGGTGTGTAACAAAAGTAATAGTGAGGCTTGCTTTGGGTAAACACCACTATTAAGCTAGACCAACCTTGGGttgtaaagtgtttttaaaagGTCTGGAAatctaaatgtattatatttttatttaacataagCAAACTGACAGACGTCCAGTGAGCATTACAACGGACCTTAAGTATTGGGACGTTTTCTTGCTCAGCAAGGAAAACAGCACGGTTGCACAGGCCAGCGACACGTGCAAGGGCGGCCCATGTAGCTGAACTCCTATCAAATGAGGTTCCACTCTGGTTTTCTGTGGTGTCTGCTTCATGAATCTGGTTGTCAAACCACATGTGAGCCACGGTCATTCGGTTCTGGGTCAAGGTTCCAGTCTTGTCAGAGCAGATGGTGGAGGTTGAGCCAAGAGTCTCCACAGCTTCAAGATTCTTCACCAGGCAGTTCTTCTTTGCCATACGTTTGGCAGTCAGAGTCAGACACACCTGGAAAAGAAAAAACTAGTTAACATTCTGAAGACAACAAACAGACTGTTTACTATAGCAATTGAATGCATTACTCTAGCTGGCACTTACAGTTACAGTGGCCAAGAGACCTTCTGGAACATTAGCGACAATGATACCAATCAAGAAGATAACGGCTTCCAACCAAGTGTAGCCAAGAATCAAGGACAGGATGAAGAAGCTCACGCCCAGGAAAACAGCTACACCAGTGATGATGTGAATGAAGTGCTCGATTTCAATAGAGATGGGGGTGCGACCAACTTCAAGACCAGAGGCAAGGGTGGCAATACGACCCATGACAGTACGGTCACCAGTGTTGATGACGACACCTCTGGCAGTACCTACAAGCAAAATAAATTCCAATGAAGGAACCTTTAAAGGGTTTACAAATCAAAGTAATTAATGAGGCTCATGAGTTAGTCATTGTTTTGGTAGTGTCACAACTTCATGGCTTACAAAATGCATCCATCATAGTCCAGATTTCTAATTTTTGTACCTTCAACACAGTTGGTAGAGAAGAATGCAATGTTTCTGGTCTCCAGAGGGTTGTCGTTGGAGAAGTCAGGAGCACGAGTCTGGGGCTCAGATTCACCGGTTAGGGAAGAGTTGTCGACCTGGAAAAGGTCAAGATCCTTTGTAAATCCTTGTAGACATTGAATTATATAATGTCTTGCCTTTTAAAAAGAGACAAGATTTCACAATGATTTACAAATGGCATTTTCACCTTGCATCCATGAGCAGAAATGATACGCAAATCAGCAGGAATTCTGTCACCCCCCTTCACTTCCACAAGATCTCCAACAACCACTTGCTCTGCATTGATGTTATTCTTTTCACCATCACGGATAACCAAGGCTTGCTATGTGACAAAGCGGAAATTCAGTCAACATCACCGAAAGAAAagtcttggaaaaaaaaaactgcataaaaGTTTACATTTCAGTACCTGTGGGACAAGGTTCTTAAAGGAGTCCATGATCTTAGAGCTCTTAGCCTCTTGATAGTATGAGAAACATCCGGTAATCATCACGACAGCTGAAAGCACAATTCCCAGATACAACTGTGTAGGACAAAAGAGGAGATGTTAAAAGATACTGCTAGAAAAATAATGCAATCTTTAAAATCATGCCTTTGCAAAAGGGCACCAACGGGATTTTCTCCTTACGTTGTCATTGGCCGGTTCCTCCTCTGAGGCTGCCTGGACTCCATACGCCAGAAAACAAAGGATAGCTCCAATCCACAGAAGAGTTGCGAATCCTCCGAAGAGCTGTTTGCAAAACTTAACCCATTCTGGGGTTGTTGGAGGTGGAGTCAATGCATTGGGTCCATCGCGTGCCAAGATTTCCTTAGACCGAGCAGCTGTCAGTCCCTGGAGTTACAGAGGAAAACTTTGAGCTATGAACAGCTACCATCAACAGTACACCAAAGTTGCACTTCCAAAAGTCAGAACCACCCTTTAATTTCAAACCCAAGACTGAAATAGACTCACCTTGTTTAAATCAGTGCCATATTTCCTACTAAGCTCATCCAGGGACAATCTGTGATCATCCTAcaataatgtaaaaagaaaatattacCATCTCATCAAAGATccctagctgggtttccatccatgtaTTTCAATGAGAATTTAGGAATATTGCTTAAAAGATGTTGAATGgatgcaaaaaaataaacttttaagcTCGCTTGAGGTGGGAGGAGCATAAACTACAATGGAAATGCATTAACCATATAAATTCCTAGACTTACCAAGTCCACTTCTTTTTTTAGTTCATCCATATCTTTATCCTTTTGTTTTTTGCCCTTGGACTTCGACTTCTTGCCCCCCTGCTCTGATGTGGCCGCCAGCTCATATTGTTCTCGACCTTCCTGTGGTGGAGAGTGGGTATATGGTTTTAACAACATTTTTTCAGAAGCTATAAAAACAGAGCATCACGTGACACGAACCTGCTaaattaattctataaaaatGCAATGTTATACAGCGTACATTTACTGAGGGGTGTTGGCTTTAAGTCAGTCTAGTAAAAGCAAAATCAACTGATATTACACAACCAATGCGTGTAGAAAGGTGTATAAAGTGTAAAATATTAGCAAGAGGTTGTAACAGGGAGCAAATTTCCAAACAGATCGTTTGATGCCAGTAGATAACGTGTAGTAATTAGCATTTAACTTCAAGGGCAATTAACCTTAGACCTCTACTACTGTTGAGCAACAGATCTTATCATGACTACAATAGGTGAATCGCTGTCTTGTGAGCACATGAGccgttaaataaattaataagtagAGCACTCGATTGCTAGTTTGCATCTGAACCAAGCTGGTGTTTTTAAATCAGCTCATCAACAAGCTCTTTGTTTAAACCCGCAATGCTGAGTGCTTCAACGGAGTTAAAAGAGAAAGACTCAAGCACGCACATGTATGAGCAGCATAAATATTAACCATCTCCATTGCTTTGAAGAACTAAAAGTCTATATCTTTTTAAGATAAATCCAAGTCTATTTCATGTGATGtccgactccattgtgaagataAAACGGACAGATTCGGTGCATAAAAGATAAAGAAGATTAAATGGGCCAAACACAGAACACAACACCTGTAGTGCTTGACTGAACATGACTGCTTCCTTCAGCATTCTCTTTTCCATTAACTCTTGCAAGTTTTCCCAAAACGCTTGATCATCAGGACTGATATGCATAGGATCTCCTTTAACGAAAACCTCAAAAGGCTAAAAGAAGGTGtgccaaatgcaaaaaaacaaatcaacCATGAAAGAACGTTTtacccatttttgttttttcatatttgtaaaataatactCTATCTGGACACTCAAATTCATACAAGTGCTATTCTTTCCcacattttttttccccttgcATGCGAGCCAAAACGGTTCACTCAAGCATATCACTCCACTCATACTGGGACTTTGACCTGTTGCCATGGGAAACCAGAGCCACACCTCTAGACCCCATGAATGGGTTAAGTCACGTGTCGAACCAAACTCTTTTTGTTGCACAGATGGCAAATAAACAGTGGAGGGCGTAAAGAAAACACAGTGTACAAACTTGTCCACACCAGTCACAGGGAAATTAGTGCTAGGCTTGAGCTCTACATAAGCTCATTTCAGTTGAAGGACTTTGATAGAAAAATATTACAATACGTAGTTGGTTCCAAAAAGCCcacaagtgaaaatgcttctgttttgAGTCAATACAAGCCATTATAAatgatcagcataacaatttgataGAAATGTTGAAATAAAGAAATGGACAAGAAagtctttaatgacagcatgcactcgagctggcatggattccacaagttATGTAAAACCCAATGATGGGagttattccagcatgatttgagaatgttccaaagagcatcttgtgtgcttcaacgAGAGCATGAAATCtgaacatggtcaatgtcacaaatttgattACATCTGATTAGTGACCAATAAATAGTGCGGCATATTACATATTTCCCCGTTATCATGTCATAACTCAATTTACATCATAAGCATGGTGCAAATCCCAGACTTTGGTCTCAGACCCTTTCTACAATCCTAAAATAAATGTCTATGCCTTTTGGCAAGTTATTTCTTTTTCCATTGGGGAGGAAATGCAGAGTTTGGATGGAGgcataaagcatgtaacctcctAGTTCATGGCACCAAAATAGGTAAAGGGGTCCTGAGATGGCCCCTTAGAATTTGTATGGGGGGGCTGTCCGGTTGGATGGGATCGTCAACAACAAAAGGTCTCACTAACACATAGTGACTGATGAATGGAAAAAATGTTAAACCCTTCAGAAAGGGGGGAGTGACGTTCTTAGCTTATGTACACACACTCGGTGGAGAAGAGATTACACAGCTTTGATAAATACCTGATGCTGACCCTAAAGCACGGTCTATACTAAAATGTATATGCAAACCAAATAATCGTTATTTTAAGTACAATGGCATTACCACTTTTGGACACTACTATGATGGCAATACTGAGACCAACCCATATTGGCCAACAATAATCCGAAAATTGGGGAGGACGCGTCCCCCAGTATCAATAACATTAAATACACTTTGTATTACCAACCGATTTCACTTAACACCACATGACTTTTTTGGTAGGGGAAAGAATGTACTACATTACGTCAACAACCATGTAAATTCACATTTGTATTCATGCATGACCCAGAAAGACAAAGAATATTAGATGCTTTTAACTCATGCCCGTCTCTCGCATACAACCCAACAAGATACCGTCTGCAGAGAAGAGACATCTGCCCGGTTGCGGTGGGGTTTTAATGGGTTGGGGGGCGTAGCTCAATGCACCAAACCTAGAGGAAACATGCGGATGGCTGTTTGCTCTCATCACATGGAGTACTCTGGGATTGAATGCATAATTAACATCTACGCTGATGCTCAGAGCCTCACATTAGGGAGTGGTATTCTGCTCTTATGCAATGCTACTGTATTCTGGAATCATGTTATTGGGGGGGGGTAATGGACCCTACAGGACGCAAATCATATGATTATGACAATGTGCAAAAATAAAGTGACATTTGATATAAATGCTAATCTAATTATGGTCATGGCCACAGGATATTTTACAGGTCGAAAATGTAATTTCACTTTTATAACAATAAACGTCTACAATTTTGGATTATACACAAcagaaaattggcattttcatatttGCCAGCCCCCCCAACTAACCCAGTCTTCTCCAGCTACAAGATAAAGACGACAAACATCCATGACGATAACCATCCCTCTACCCCAAAACAACTTTATCATCATTTCAGATCCACATTACTGTACACTGACAGAAATATCATGAATCTCTGCATCACCACAACATTAAACCGATTATTTAATCGGTTTATCTCGTGGTTTCAAGTCAAGGAGTTATTAATACATATACATCccttttcttcttgtgttttaatTTTAAGGGGTTAAATTAACCTCAAGTATCTCAACAAAAGGGTGTAGTTTTAAACAGAAGAGTTAAATTGCATATTTCAACGTTTTAATTGGAATACACACGATGGATCTCGTCGTAGGCGTAAAGTGGAACCGCTAAAACGACGCATCTCGTAGTTTCAACTCGACGATGTAACATGAGATTTTAAGTAGAGGGGCTAAACTGTTTATTTTGTGTATTCTGAAGGTTTTGGGTTAAATCGAAGAGTTACGACAGCGTTATTTACACGTTTAAAGATTCAAGAGTTAAACTGTTGCGTATCTGGAGGCTACAAATGGGGGAATGAGTGTGTTGTTAATAGCGAGGTTTTAGATTATGAGTTTTTAAATGTTGACATTTCAACTGTTTTTAGATTTAAGAATTGTACTTTCGCGCATCTGATGAGGAGTTAAACCGCGAAGTTCAACTAATTGGAATACACACGATGGATCTCGTCGTAGGCGTAAAGTGGAATCGTTAAAACGACGCATCTCGTAGTTTCAACTCGAATAGTTCGATGAGGTAATTGAGATTTTAAGTAGAGGAGCTAAACTGTTTATTTTGTGTATTCGGCTTGTTGTAGGCTAAATCGAAGTTACGATGTATCCTTCAAATCCGCGTCTCGATAATCAGTTTTCAACTGTCGCGTATCTGAGGAGGATTTAAACCGCGTAGTTCAATCTCGAggtttcaaaaacaaaacataaacggtTGAAACGTTCACGTTGAAGTCTTCGTGGCTTCTTTCGTACTAGCAGAAGAGTATGAAGATTTTTCCATGAGCCAAGCAACAGGGTCACCCAGTGTTCCTCTCTCGTGACATACATGACTACTACAACTCACCAAGGGGAAAGTCACAAGACTAACTATATTTGCTTCGCAAACAGGACGTGCTACATCGCGGCCATATATGAGGAAGTTTCCATGCTGCTACATTCCTGTAATAGCAAATCTTTGTAGCGAACGCGGCTGATTTTACAATGATTATGTAACAATATTGGCAACATAAAACCTGTTgctacatttgaaaatgtacacaTTAAACGGTTTAATAGACACATGCATGTTAACTTCATTCAAACTAATCTGCATGTTAAAACTGCGGAAGTCTCATACTTTGGTAGCCTGAGCCATTTTTTGAAAACAATTAGGTTTACCAACCAAAGCATGgcgtattttaaaataataataataataataaccaacaCCCCAAGACATggtaacatactgtaaatatcTAAACAGCCTTCCATAATAAAATGACAAACACGTGGGTTGACACTTACTCCTCGTCccattttgcttcttttgattAAAACACGACCACCTGGGTTAACACAAATCcaagttttctttaaaacaacaaattaaaaGTCCCCCGAATCCCGTTTGGCTTTTTTGGGGCTTTATTCCTGGGTCAACGCTGGAAGTTGCTTTCCACCCGGACACTCATCCAAGCCGCGTTGCGATCAGAAGTTTCAAACGCTTATATACGGAGGTTTTTTTTCGCCGTGACGTCTGCCAGTTTTGCTATGGTAACACGGAGGAGAGGGGCGTGGTCTTTGTGAGACTTTCTCCTCTGAACTTTGGTCGTGGTGAATAAATGTCCTTCATTCACTTCTCCATATCACATTACAGATACTCTTCTTCTTTGATCTTATCTTTTGTGAATTGCTGATTTATGTGGAAAAAAGTAGTCCTCTTTAAAGTTATAGATTGTGTGACACACTGGTTACGGGATTTGACTAGTAACATGATCTTGTGATTCCTGCTTGAAAACGCAAGAGTAAGCATGTTTAAAGTGATAGTGCACCCAAAACAAtctttcattcactcaccctcatgccatcccagatgtgtgcaacgttcttctgcagaacacaaatgaagatttgtaggaGAATagctcatctctgtaggtccatacaatgcaagtaaatggtggctgaAACGTTaaagctcaaaaagcatataaatgcagcatattagtaatccatatgacacccgTGGTTAAATccaggccttctgaagtgatatgataggtgtgtgtgagaaacagatcaacatttaagtcctttttttagtataaatctccactttcactttcacattcttcttcttttgtttttggggaGCCACagtatttgtgcatatcgccacctactgggcaggaggataatttatagtaaaaaattacttaaatgttgatctgtttctcactcacacctatcatatcgcttctgaagacatggaataaaccactgggtcatatggattactttcatgctgactttatgtgctttttggacattcaaagttttgcattgtatggacctgtagagctgaaatattcctctaaatatCTTAAGGAAGTCATGCAcatatggaatggcatgagggtgagtaaatgagagaattttcatttttgggtgaactatccctttaaatggtgtTATTCAATCTAAAATCATGACTAATTTGGTTTTCCTTTGTCTTGTACATATTTCTCAGTATTGGTTTTAGAAAAATAAGCAGGTTCGAAGTAAACAACCAGATTATGTCTTATTTGTTCACCGAAAAGATTATGGTTATTTGCATTATGGTGGAGCTCAATTCACATGAAAGGATAATTAACAGGATATACTCTAATTTGAGgctatttttgttatgtttttctcAATAATTATTCTACTGAGATCTTATTTCACGGTCATTATTTCGGTCCTTTTTATGTTTTACAGGATTATCCTTATTACAGGGATTATGCTCATTAAACATGTTGCAAATTGACCAGTACTGTTGAACCTGTGCCTGTTGGAGACTGCATCTTCAAAGTAGGAAAGCTAAAAATATCCTGAATTTTATTTACAAGCTGTGGGCTCTAGCCTATAAATGTGTTGTCATGGAAACTATCATGTCACCCCCTAATTTTAGACAAGAACAATGCCCCCTGGTGGGAGTAGTGAATTCTGATGAACCCGGTCTGGGAAGGCATAGCAAGTATTTACAGATTTCTCCAAAAGCCAATAGAGCCAATATAAATAGTTGATGCAAAGCATCATTTTTGGCTTTTTTATAGATAAATCAGTGTAGGTTATAACGGAGCATACATGTTTCAGCCACTGTTTAATCTCCTTTAAGGGAcggttcacccaaatatgaaaattctctcatcatttcctcaccctcatgccatcccagatgtgtatgagttttttttaaagatattaagAAGagtatctcatctctgtaggtccataaaatgcaagtgaatggtggctggaactttgaagctccaaaaagcatttaaagtcagcataaaagtaatccataatagtCCAGtgttttattccatgtcttcagaagtgatatgataagtgtgggtgagaaacagatcaacgtTTTAGTCCTATTACACTATAAATTGTCCTCGCTTCCAGGTAGGCGGCGATATGCACAATTAATGTGAACCAACAAAAACAAACGAAGAAGAATGCAAAAGTGTTAAAGCCGGCGGGTCCAAAGGGGGCGCTATATCATGAAAAGTCTCCTTATAAATTAGTCAGGCATATGagatatcatttgaaagcttcgAATCTGAACCTTTCAGAGATAACATCACTtaacatttatgttacttaaaataacaaaataaggcctcaaaacattcaGGTTAAAAatgagcgccccctagaggtaatggggtaaaCATATTTATAGGAAAATAAAAATCCTTCAAATAGcacctaaatggacaagtcatatatcaaatgaaaggtcTCATTCGTAGGAATGCGACTGTACAGatgattttgttgccctaataccacaatGCGAAAGATTTagaaaataatcacaaaattaaatatgatttctgtaaatcATCAAATGCAGACGTCTCATCTATGTGCCGATAACTgatgctgtaagccccaaatagctataCGGAGGGGTTTTTCGCCGTGACATCTGCCCGTTTTGCTATGGTAACAccatatctgcttttaccttaggaagttttctaaaaaaaaaaaaaaaaaaaatagcaattttttacTTATCTgcgagcttgcttggctgaataagaTAATGTTATTACTTAGatatccagaacaaaatatgccatctagCAGGAAAAGCAtgatttttatataatgaaagGGGTGGATCTCATCTTTCTAATGACAcatagattgagcttgtagtccactcagaggccgagatattcaatgtaataatgagggtgttgcttgaactgaaaattagactgaatgtctatggacgagaacatctgtgaggggtaaaatgcgttagagcgccccctacagttcacatctgtataatgtgatggaatgtgattgaGAAATAACtatttctgccatctagtggaaagaAATTCGACTTTTCAAAGTGTGGATGAGTgtacagaaccagaattacacgTTTACAAATTTAATACACCAATCCTTTTTGACCTCAGTCTTACAATATACAAatagtttgatattttttatatatataattttgtttcaaCATCCGACTCGGTGCTTTTAGGAATTTAACTGGATAATTTCTAATAGATTTGTTTATTCATTGGGGATATTCGAAACCTTTCactgttttaaatataattaaacattttagctGTTTTTATAAAGTGCGAAAAGATGTTTGTCAGAGTATTAAGACAAATCGGTGAAAAATCATTAATAAGCCCTTTGACCTCATCACGTTTACATCATGGTGGGGACCTCCCATTgacttcttttatttttaa
This DNA window, taken from Xyrauchen texanus isolate HMW12.3.18 chromosome 5, RBS_HiC_50CHRs, whole genome shotgun sequence, encodes the following:
- the atp1a1a.1 gene encoding sodium/potassium-transporting ATPase subunit alpha-1a.1, whose protein sequence is MGRGEGREQYELAATSEQGGKKSKSKGKKQKDKDMDELKKEVDLDDHRLSLDELSRKYGTDLNKGLTAARSKEILARDGPNALTPPPTTPEWVKFCKQLFGGFATLLWIGAILCFLAYGVQAASEEEPANDNLYLGIVLSAVVMITGCFSYYQEAKSSKIMDSFKNLVPQQALVIRDGEKNNINAEQVVVGDLVEVKGGDRIPADLRIISAHGCKVDNSSLTGESEPQTRAPDFSNDNPLETRNIAFFSTNCVEGTARGVVINTGDRTVMGRIATLASGLEVGRTPISIEIEHFIHIITGVAVFLGVSFFILSLILGYTWLEAVIFLIGIIVANVPEGLLATVTVCLTLTAKRMAKKNCLVKNLEAVETLGSTSTICSDKTGTLTQNRMTVAHMWFDNQIHEADTTENQSGTSFDRSSATWAALARVAGLCNRAVFLAEQENVPILKRDVAGDASESALLKCIELCCGSVKGMREMYNKIAEIPFNSTNKYQLSIHNNLNSSETKHLLVMKGAPERILDRCSSILIQGKEQPLDDELKDAFQNAYLELGGLGERVLGFCHFNLPDEQFPEDFQFDAEEVNFPTENLCFIGLMSMIDPPRAAVPDAVGKCRSAGIKVIMVTGDHPITAKAIAKGVGIISEGNETVEDIAARLNIPINEVNPRDAKACVIHGGDLKDLSPEQLDDILKYHTEIVFARTSPQQKLIIVEGCQRQGAIVAVTGDGVNDSPALKKADIGVAMGIAGSDVSKQAADMILLDDNFASIVTGVEEGRLIFDNLKKSIAYTLTSNIPEITPFLLFICANIPLPLGTVTILCIDLGTDMVPAISLAYEAAESDIMKRQPRNPKTDKLVNERLISIAYGQIGMIQALAGFFTYFVILAENGFLPSTLLGIRVLWDDKHINDLEDSYGQQWTYEQRKIVEFTCHTAFFTSIVIVQWADLIICKTRRNSVFQQGMKNKILIFGLFEETALAAFLSYCPGMDVALRMYPLKPNWWFCAFPYSLLIFIYDEIRKLIIRRSPGGWVERETYY